The Candidatus Rubrimentiphilum sp. genome has a window encoding:
- a CDS encoding DUF1801 domain-containing protein, producing MIDARIKELDDWRGKTLAHIRAVIKQADPDVVEEWKWRGVPVWSHDGIICTGETYKSVVKMTFAKGAALKDPSKLFNSSLEGNVRRAIDIHEGEKINEKALKALIRAAVMLNESSAKTKKRPKRS from the coding sequence ATGATTGACGCGAGGATCAAAGAGTTGGACGATTGGCGCGGCAAGACGCTCGCCCACATTCGCGCAGTCATCAAACAAGCCGATCCCGACGTCGTCGAGGAGTGGAAGTGGCGCGGCGTTCCGGTGTGGTCGCACGACGGAATAATCTGCACCGGCGAGACTTACAAGAGCGTCGTGAAGATGACGTTTGCCAAAGGCGCCGCCTTGAAAGACCCGTCAAAGCTCTTCAATTCGAGCCTCGAGGGCAACGTCAGACGCGCCATCGACATTCACGAAGGCGAGAAGATCAACGAAAAGGCTTTAAAGGCTCTTATTCGCGCGGCGGTGATGCTCAACGAATCAAGCGCCAAAACGAAAAAACGACCGAAGCGCTCCTAA
- a CDS encoding type II CAAX endopeptidase family protein, whose product MTSFSADRFAAALRGFGPLGIVAVLLVLFSPNGFVGGVLVLAWAQLSRTPWRELGYARPKSWIATVAIGIAFGVAFKLVMKAIVMPLLGADPVNHAYHYVAGNPAALAAMALVVTFSAGFGEETVYRGFLFERLGKLFGSGTAAKGLIVVLTAAWFALMHYGGQGIPGVEQAVVTGLVFGSIFAVTGRIWMLMIAHATFDLTALALIYWNLETNVAHSIFR is encoded by the coding sequence ATGACATCGTTCTCCGCCGATCGTTTCGCCGCGGCCCTGCGTGGATTCGGGCCGCTCGGAATCGTCGCGGTTCTTCTCGTCCTTTTCAGCCCAAACGGTTTTGTCGGCGGCGTTCTCGTGCTCGCGTGGGCGCAGCTGTCGCGCACGCCCTGGCGCGAACTCGGCTACGCGCGGCCGAAGAGTTGGATCGCCACCGTGGCCATCGGGATCGCCTTCGGCGTAGCGTTCAAGCTCGTCATGAAGGCCATCGTCATGCCGCTGCTCGGGGCCGATCCGGTCAATCACGCGTATCATTACGTGGCTGGAAACCCGGCCGCGCTGGCGGCCATGGCGCTCGTCGTTACGTTCAGCGCCGGCTTCGGCGAAGAGACGGTCTACCGGGGCTTCTTATTCGAGCGCCTCGGTAAACTGTTCGGATCCGGCACCGCTGCAAAGGGGCTCATCGTGGTGCTCACCGCCGCGTGGTTTGCTCTGATGCACTACGGCGGCCAAGGAATTCCCGGCGTCGAGCAAGCCGTTGTCACCGGGCTTGTGTTCGGATCCATTTTTGCGGTCACGGGCCGAATCTGGATGCTCATGATCGCGCATGCAACGTTCGATCTCACCGCGCTCGCCCTCATCTATTGGAATCTCGAAACGAATGTCGCGCACTCCATATTCAGGTAG
- a CDS encoding VOC family protein has protein sequence MSQAAIRVKGMDLSGYMVKDAPRAIAWYRDVLGLEPARVYSEDRGAEYDLPDGTTFGLWGGGGRVMPFQPSNGILFAVDDFDGAVSAIKARGIPIEMQNETPACFMAMIKDSEGNLVVLHKRKVT, from the coding sequence ATGAGCCAAGCCGCCATTCGCGTCAAGGGTATGGATTTGAGCGGCTATATGGTCAAAGACGCGCCTCGCGCGATCGCGTGGTATCGCGACGTCCTCGGACTCGAACCCGCGCGGGTTTACTCCGAGGACCGGGGCGCGGAATACGACCTTCCCGACGGTACGACTTTTGGCTTATGGGGCGGGGGCGGCCGGGTGATGCCGTTTCAGCCCAGCAACGGCATCCTCTTCGCCGTCGACGATTTCGACGGCGCCGTATCGGCGATCAAGGCTCGTGGCATCCCGATTGAGATGCAAAACGAGACGCCCGCCTGCTTTATGGCCATGATCAAAGACAGCGAAGGCAATTTGGTCGTCTTGCACAAGCGCAAGGTTACCTAG
- a CDS encoding SRPBCC domain-containing protein, giving the protein MSDTKTQAAPRLVIRRKFAAPRERVWAAWTQPEQMKQWAGPGEVTTPEIESDLRVGGAYRIVMLRPDGERWPVRGVFREVSEPERISYTWRWEEDSPELEHDTLVTVEFHDLGNETELVLTHEQFAGEESRDGHESGWNSALDKLGELVSR; this is encoded by the coding sequence ATGAGCGACACCAAAACACAGGCGGCTCCGCGCCTGGTCATACGACGGAAATTCGCAGCGCCACGCGAGCGCGTGTGGGCGGCGTGGACGCAGCCCGAACAAATGAAGCAGTGGGCCGGTCCGGGCGAAGTTACGACGCCCGAAATTGAATCCGACTTGCGTGTCGGCGGCGCATACCGGATCGTGATGCTCAGGCCCGACGGCGAGCGCTGGCCGGTTCGCGGCGTCTTTCGCGAAGTGAGCGAACCCGAGCGCATCTCCTACACCTGGCGCTGGGAAGAGGACTCGCCCGAGCTCGAGCACGACACGCTCGTGACTGTCGAGTTTCACGATCTCGGAAATGAGACGGAACTGGTGCTCACGCACGAGCAGTTCGCCGGTGAAGAGTCGCGCGACGGTCACGAAAGCGGCTGGAACAGCGCGCTCGACAAACTTGGGGAGCTGGTTTCGCGATGA
- a CDS encoding metalloregulator ArsR/SmtB family transcription factor: protein MVNNTSRLDSVFFALADPTRRRILERLARSPLTVGEIAAGFHISQPAISKHVKVLEEARLLSRAIKGRVHYCKIVPKTMRDAETWLDRQQRYWNAALDNLSTYLEKDVR from the coding sequence ATGGTTAACAATACTTCCCGGCTGGACAGCGTCTTCTTCGCACTGGCAGATCCGACGCGGCGCCGGATCCTCGAAAGACTTGCGCGCAGCCCGCTAACCGTCGGCGAGATCGCCGCCGGATTTCACATCTCGCAACCGGCGATATCCAAGCACGTGAAAGTCCTGGAAGAGGCCCGCTTACTCTCGCGCGCCATTAAAGGGCGCGTGCATTACTGCAAGATCGTTCCAAAGACGATGCGCGACGCCGAAACCTGGCTGGACCGGCAGCAGCGCTACTGGAACGCAGCACTCGACAACCTCAGCACCTATTTGGAGAAAGATGTACGATGA
- a CDS encoding MoaD/ThiS family protein — translation MIRVVLPAHLRTLAHITGEMQLDLNGRATQRSVLDAIEARYPMLSGTMRDSVTHKRRPFIRFFACEKDLSHDPPDTPLPDAVVQGSEPFLIVGAIAGG, via the coding sequence ATGATCCGCGTGGTGCTGCCCGCGCACCTGCGCACGCTCGCGCATATCACGGGCGAGATGCAGCTCGATCTAAACGGCCGGGCTACGCAGCGTTCCGTCCTCGACGCAATTGAGGCGCGTTATCCGATGCTCAGCGGGACGATGCGCGACAGCGTCACGCACAAGCGGCGCCCGTTTATCAGGTTCTTCGCCTGCGAAAAAGATCTCTCACACGATCCGCCCGACACGCCCTTGCCCGACGCCGTCGTCCAAGGCTCCGAGCCGTTCTTGATAGTCGGCGCCATCGCGGGAGGGTAG
- a CDS encoding cupin domain-containing protein, which translates to MPVTALMILGVLIAAAPGAKAYPGFSCITLAHRQTLAGAPGVTFRVLKQTYAPNFAPTKHRHKFGEILYLLSGSATDTTNGRKTVMTGNRAIVIPAEIYHDVTPGPKGAVLLDVQFLDTNPKTPGWEPKVYKAPQLCKD; encoded by the coding sequence GTGCCTGTCACTGCTCTGATGATCCTGGGCGTCCTCATCGCTGCCGCGCCGGGGGCGAAAGCGTATCCGGGCTTCTCGTGCATCACGCTCGCGCACCGGCAAACGTTGGCCGGCGCTCCCGGCGTCACGTTCCGGGTGCTGAAGCAAACGTATGCGCCGAATTTTGCCCCAACGAAGCATCGCCACAAATTCGGCGAGATTTTGTATCTGCTCTCCGGGTCGGCGACCGATACGACCAACGGGCGCAAAACCGTCATGACGGGCAATCGCGCGATCGTGATTCCCGCGGAAATCTATCACGACGTCACGCCCGGGCCAAAGGGCGCGGTCCTGCTCGACGTTCAGTTTTTAGACACCAATCCCAAGACGCCGGGCTGGGAGCCTAAGGTCTACAAAGCTCCGCAGCTCTGTAAGGACTGA
- a CDS encoding high-potential iron-sulfur protein, giving the protein MDRSSKNVTRGDALKQLIVLPALAGMLAAGSLGVADATDNKKQFRYQDKPGPHGQKCSGCHFFEAPHACSIVHGKISPNGWCIAWRKK; this is encoded by the coding sequence ATGGATCGTTCAAGCAAGAACGTCACGCGCGGCGACGCGCTCAAACAGTTGATTGTCCTGCCGGCCTTAGCCGGAATGCTGGCCGCCGGCTCTCTCGGGGTCGCCGATGCGACCGACAACAAGAAGCAGTTCAGGTATCAAGACAAGCCCGGTCCGCACGGCCAGAAGTGCTCGGGGTGCCACTTCTTCGAGGCGCCGCACGCATGCTCGATCGTGCACGGCAAGATAAGCCCGAACGGCTGGTGCATCGCCTGGCGCAAGAAATAG
- a CDS encoding MBL fold metallo-hydrolase — translation MEHSVDIAHFDRLLQGANDAGVLLLDARNAPDSQRWRPEGPGMAAFANVPYSEFVEDEDAAMARVPDAASIYVLCARGQSSQYVTGVLRQRGKNAINIEGGMMAWSAHHRVVRLNADSDGFAIYQVVRPAKGCLSYIVRSDGQALVVDTTRYGEIYQEFAERNGFRVAAVADTHLHADHLSGGAALSSGAGAGYHLADEDAEGSALRRESMPKQFEIGATKVRVLTLPVPGHTLGSTALLVNDRYLISGDTLLPEGVGRPDLGNKAREWTQYLYDSLSGVLGKLDPHTVVLPAHAASAAQFDSRGACERRLGDLLATAAIADRDAFVEGVEQRVSQTSQPPAYAEIRKINLGEPASPERAQELEIGMNQCALSPAKA, via the coding sequence ATGGAACACTCCGTTGATATCGCCCACTTCGATCGCCTCTTGCAAGGCGCAAACGACGCGGGCGTCCTGTTGCTCGACGCGCGCAACGCGCCCGATTCGCAGCGCTGGCGGCCCGAGGGTCCGGGCATGGCCGCTTTTGCGAACGTGCCGTACTCCGAATTCGTCGAAGATGAGGACGCAGCAATGGCACGCGTTCCGGACGCAGCTTCGATATACGTGTTGTGTGCTCGCGGACAGTCGTCGCAGTACGTTACCGGCGTGCTGCGCCAGCGCGGAAAAAATGCGATCAACATCGAGGGCGGGATGATGGCGTGGTCGGCGCATCATCGCGTCGTTCGATTGAATGCGGACAGCGACGGGTTCGCGATCTATCAGGTCGTGCGCCCGGCAAAGGGCTGTCTCTCATACATCGTGCGATCGGACGGGCAGGCGCTGGTCGTCGATACGACGCGCTACGGCGAAATCTATCAGGAATTCGCCGAACGCAACGGTTTTCGCGTCGCAGCCGTCGCGGACACGCACTTGCACGCCGACCATCTTTCCGGCGGCGCGGCGCTTTCGAGCGGAGCCGGCGCGGGCTACCATCTGGCTGACGAAGATGCGGAAGGCAGCGCGCTGCGCCGCGAGTCGATGCCCAAGCAATTTGAGATCGGCGCGACCAAAGTGCGCGTACTGACACTTCCGGTTCCTGGACACACGCTCGGAAGCACCGCACTGCTGGTCAACGACCGCTATTTGATCAGCGGCGACACACTGTTGCCGGAAGGCGTCGGCCGGCCCGATTTGGGCAACAAAGCGCGCGAGTGGACTCAGTACTTGTACGATTCACTCTCCGGCGTGCTTGGTAAGCTCGATCCGCACACCGTGGTGCTGCCTGCGCACGCCGCATCCGCGGCGCAGTTTGATTCGCGCGGCGCCTGCGAACGCCGGCTAGGCGATTTGCTTGCCACTGCGGCGATCGCCGATCGCGACGCTTTCGTGGAAGGCGTAGAGCAGCGCGTGTCGCAGACGAGTCAGCCGCCCGCCTACGCCGAGATACGAAAGATCAACCTCGGCGAACCGGCGTCGCCGGAGCGTGCGCAAGAGCTGGAGATCGGAATGAACCAGTGCGCGCTCTCGCCGGCGAAAGCTTAG